One Fundidesulfovibrio terrae genomic window carries:
- a CDS encoding helix-turn-helix domain-containing protein, with the protein MLKEQLRRHLAQITPESDLARWFDPLDLHPLPDSLEIVVEFPHAYFGQWFDSQVKDHFEKQVSLYLGPGYVLRYRNREGATAGAQPSQPAFSAASIDFPFGHEFTFEQFFTNQKNLFPLASAREVAKSREVKFNPLVIQGDPGTGKTHLLRCMANEISKQLDKNFIFLGTLDDLAELYEAGPQDSPIAVRTHLTGYSCFFLDDLHRLGDYPNMAREVLILFNAFLDSKRQMAFSTAVPLASCEGIPLDLKTRLDGGLMVQLSKPDLDVRLKYVQDHCQRKKIALSKSQMLTLAQRHHDFRGLHGLMVKFQAFRELLKRDISEAIFENIMGRSLDEQTARTTPTVILEQVGRRFNLDAKTILGSKRTKDIVLARQVAMLLCREELGLSYPALGKLFGGKDHSTVLHAVKKIKKLQQDSNDTKDLVHALRKSCRQGGS; encoded by the coding sequence GTGCTCAAGGAACAACTTCGCCGCCACCTCGCCCAGATCACCCCGGAATCGGACCTGGCCCGCTGGTTCGATCCGCTGGATCTGCACCCCCTTCCCGACTCCCTGGAGATCGTGGTGGAGTTTCCGCACGCCTATTTCGGGCAGTGGTTCGATTCCCAGGTCAAGGATCATTTCGAGAAGCAGGTGAGCCTCTACCTGGGGCCGGGCTACGTGCTGCGTTACCGCAACCGGGAGGGCGCCACGGCCGGGGCCCAGCCCTCCCAGCCGGCCTTTTCGGCGGCCAGCATCGACTTCCCCTTCGGCCACGAGTTCACCTTCGAGCAGTTCTTCACCAACCAAAAGAACCTCTTCCCCCTGGCCTCGGCCCGGGAGGTGGCCAAAAGCCGCGAGGTGAAGTTCAACCCCCTGGTGATCCAGGGAGATCCGGGCACGGGCAAGACGCACCTTCTGCGCTGCATGGCCAACGAAATCAGCAAGCAGCTGGACAAGAACTTCATCTTCCTGGGCACCCTGGACGACTTGGCCGAGCTCTACGAGGCCGGGCCGCAGGATTCCCCCATTGCGGTGCGCACGCACCTCACGGGCTACAGCTGCTTCTTCCTGGACGACCTGCACCGCCTGGGCGACTATCCGAACATGGCCCGGGAGGTCCTTATCCTGTTCAACGCGTTTCTGGACTCCAAGCGCCAGATGGCCTTTTCCACGGCCGTGCCGCTGGCCTCGTGCGAGGGGATACCGCTGGACCTCAAGACACGGCTGGACGGCGGGCTCATGGTGCAGCTCTCCAAGCCGGACCTGGACGTGCGCCTGAAGTACGTGCAGGACCACTGCCAGCGCAAGAAGATAGCCCTCAGCAAGTCCCAGATGCTCACCCTGGCCCAGCGCCACCACGATTTCCGGGGACTGCACGGCCTCATGGTGAAATTCCAGGCATTCCGGGAGCTTCTCAAAAGAGACATCTCCGAGGCCATCTTCGAGAACATCATGGGCCGCAGCCTGGACGAGCAGACCGCCCGGACCACGCCCACGGTCATCCTGGAGCAGGTGGGCAGGCGCTTCAACCTGGACGCCAAGACCATCCTGGGCTCCAAGCGCACCAAGGACATCGTCCTGGCCAGGCAGGTGGCCATGCTGCTGTGCCGCGAGGAGCTGGGGCTGTCCTACCCGGCCCTGGGCAAGCTCTTCGGCGGGAAGGACCACTCCACGGTGCTGCACGCCGTCAAAAAGATCAAAAAATTGCAGCAGGATAGCAACGATACGAAAGATTTGGTGCACGCTTTGCGCAAAAGCTGCCGACAAGGCGGCTCATAA
- a CDS encoding homocysteine biosynthesis protein, whose amino-acid sequence MAQVHKTIKEINERIKKGKAVILTAEEMVEEVRRKGKTAAAKDVDVVTTGTFSPMCSSGMLFNFGQEPPTIKASQVWLNGVPAYAGLAAVDAYLGCTEPREDDPLNKVYPGRFAYGGGHVIEDLLRGKAVRLKATAYGTDCYPRRELDKSVTLADLKYAELLNPRNCYQSYNVAVTTGSRVIYTYMGPLKPGMRNANYATAGQLSPLFNDPFLRTIGMGTKIWLGGGTGWVIGAGTQHNPRPARNERGIPLTASGTLMLKGDMKGMSYKWVRGVSILGYGCSLAVGVGIPIPILDEDMAWFTGVSDADITMPVRDYGQDYPNGINNVLAQPTFEELKSGEIDVNGQKIRTVPLTSYALSLEIAQELKAKIEKGEFLLTEAQDRIVSE is encoded by the coding sequence ATGGCTCAGGTCCACAAGACCATCAAGGAAATCAACGAGCGCATCAAGAAAGGCAAGGCCGTCATCCTCACCGCCGAGGAGATGGTCGAGGAAGTCCGCCGCAAGGGCAAGACCGCCGCGGCCAAGGACGTGGACGTCGTCACCACCGGCACCTTCTCGCCCATGTGCTCCTCGGGCATGCTCTTCAACTTCGGCCAGGAGCCGCCCACCATCAAGGCCTCCCAGGTGTGGCTGAACGGCGTGCCGGCCTACGCGGGCCTCGCCGCCGTGGACGCCTACCTGGGCTGCACCGAGCCCCGCGAGGACGACCCCTTAAACAAGGTCTACCCCGGCCGCTTCGCCTACGGCGGCGGACACGTCATCGAGGACCTGCTGCGCGGCAAGGCCGTGCGCCTCAAGGCCACCGCCTACGGCACCGACTGCTACCCCAGGCGCGAACTGGACAAGTCCGTCACCCTGGCGGACCTCAAATACGCGGAGCTCTTAAACCCCCGCAACTGCTACCAGAGCTACAACGTGGCCGTCACCACCGGCAGCCGCGTGATCTACACCTACATGGGGCCGCTCAAGCCCGGCATGCGAAACGCCAACTACGCCACCGCCGGGCAGCTCTCGCCCCTCTTCAACGACCCCTTCCTGCGCACCATCGGCATGGGAACCAAGATCTGGCTCGGCGGCGGCACCGGCTGGGTCATCGGCGCGGGCACCCAGCACAACCCGCGCCCGGCCCGCAACGAACGCGGCATCCCCCTCACCGCCTCGGGCACTCTCATGCTCAAGGGTGACATGAAGGGCATGAGCTACAAATGGGTGCGCGGCGTTTCCATCCTGGGCTACGGCTGCTCGCTGGCCGTGGGCGTGGGCATCCCCATCCCCATCCTGGACGAGGACATGGCTTGGTTCACCGGAGTCTCCGACGCCGACATCACCATGCCCGTGCGTGACTACGGGCAGGACTATCCCAACGGCATAAACAACGTGCTCGCCCAGCCCACCTTCGAAGAGCTGAAAAGCGGCGAGATCGACGTCAACGGCCAGAAGATCCGCACCGTGCCCCTGACCAGCTACGCCCTTTCGCTGGAGATCGCCCAGGAGCTGAAGGCCAAGATCGAGAAGGGCGAGTTCCTGCTGACCGAAGCGCAGGACAGGATTGTTTCGGAGTAA
- a CDS encoding YciI family protein has protein sequence MFVITLTYEKPLEEVDRWLEEHRVFLRDNYAKGRFIASGPCTPRTGGVILAHGCCRDELDAVLETDPFKREGVAAYTVLEFDPVMTCPELAPLLGQA, from the coding sequence ATGTTTGTGATCACGCTGACGTACGAGAAGCCGCTCGAGGAAGTGGATCGCTGGCTCGAAGAGCACCGCGTCTTCCTCAGGGACAATTACGCCAAGGGGCGGTTCATCGCCTCCGGGCCGTGCACCCCGCGCACGGGCGGGGTGATCCTGGCGCACGGGTGCTGCCGGGACGAGCTGGACGCCGTTCTGGAAACCGACCCTTTCAAGCGCGAGGGCGTAGCCGCGTACACTGTCCTGGAATTCGACCCCGTCATGACCTGCCCGGAGTTGGCGCCACTGTTGGGGCAGGCGTAA
- the trxC gene encoding thioredoxin TrxC, translating into MSDTRKVTCPHCHTRNRVIPGKELQATCGKCAKSLFPGRPVDLTEANFAKHVQETDVPLLVDFWAPWCGPCRGMANAYEEVARRLEPEIRAAKVNTETEQVLAGQMGIRSVPTLILFKNGKVVDSISGALDANNLESWARSRAM; encoded by the coding sequence ATGTCCGACACCAGAAAAGTCACCTGCCCCCACTGCCACACCCGCAACCGGGTCATCCCCGGCAAGGAGCTCCAGGCCACCTGCGGCAAATGCGCGAAATCGCTGTTTCCCGGCAGGCCGGTTGACCTGACCGAGGCCAACTTCGCCAAACACGTCCAGGAGACCGACGTGCCCCTCCTGGTGGATTTCTGGGCCCCCTGGTGCGGCCCGTGCCGCGGCATGGCCAACGCCTACGAGGAAGTGGCCCGCCGCCTGGAACCCGAAATCCGCGCCGCCAAGGTCAACACCGAGACCGAACAGGTGCTGGCCGGGCAGATGGGCATACGAAGCGTGCCCACGCTGATCCTGTTCAAGAACGGCAAGGTAGTGGATTCCATTTCAGGCGCGCTGGATGCGAATAATCTGGAGAGCTGGGCCCGTTCACGGGCGATGTGA
- a CDS encoding sugar phosphate isomerase/epimerase family protein, which translates to MFFVNLNLRKAFKDPTVLEAFFARGVNPELGLDPVLMDMVDLDWHRAMAAELKARGLTPALHLPFFDLQPGSADSLVLGACRERLCRAMEVAMIYEPAHMIGHVKYDHLLYMHTYPQWRDRAVVTWQAMMDAWPDHPPLYLENTFEPDPATVAGVVEKLLEERPGRAGLCLDVGHWYSFSEGHRLDNLDAWLDAFAPLLSHLHLHDNDGSFDQHKGLGQGEIPWQAFFEGLQKRGLTPSVTFEPHSDDAFEAAMEFVRGRPEWFEPLNVVAPGA; encoded by the coding sequence ATGTTTTTCGTGAACTTGAACCTGCGCAAGGCATTCAAGGATCCTACGGTCCTGGAAGCGTTTTTCGCGCGCGGTGTGAACCCCGAGCTTGGCCTGGACCCGGTCCTCATGGACATGGTGGACCTGGACTGGCACCGGGCCATGGCGGCGGAACTCAAAGCCCGTGGGCTCACGCCCGCGCTGCACCTGCCCTTTTTCGACCTCCAGCCGGGCAGCGCGGACAGTCTGGTGTTGGGGGCCTGCCGGGAGAGGCTCTGCCGGGCCATGGAAGTGGCCATGATTTACGAACCGGCGCACATGATAGGCCACGTAAAGTATGACCATCTGTTATACATGCACACCTATCCCCAGTGGCGCGACCGCGCGGTTGTCACCTGGCAGGCCATGATGGACGCCTGGCCGGATCACCCGCCGCTCTACCTGGAGAACACCTTCGAGCCCGATCCGGCCACGGTGGCCGGGGTGGTGGAGAAGCTCCTGGAGGAGCGCCCCGGCCGGGCCGGGCTGTGTCTGGACGTGGGGCACTGGTACAGCTTTTCGGAGGGCCACAGGCTGGATAACCTCGACGCCTGGCTGGACGCCTTCGCGCCGCTTCTCTCCCACCTGCACCTTCACGACAACGACGGCAGCTTCGATCAGCACAAGGGGCTCGGGCAGGGCGAGATACCCTGGCAGGCGTTCTTCGAGGGGCTTCAGAAGCGGGGGTTGACTCCGTCGGTGACCTTCGAGCCCCACTCCGACGACGCCTTCGAGGCGGCCATGGAATTCGTGCGGGGCAGGCCGGAGTGGTTCGAGCCGCTCAACGTGGTTGCGCCGGGAGCTTGA
- a CDS encoding S1C family serine protease: protein MRTILAVLAALLILGSSAFAKETTPFRKWTYLKDKTEDGMEFVRVHANSESQEAPGGMLVYRDADKCSEPVIVFIATTKKKGQPTENLQGMIRVDEKPVHQFKYKVSFPENNGLAVVNTAEPENAQGLFDEMRQGANLRVKLSVHGADYIMRIPLAGYVEASAKQTEVCSALPASGKKPSQAEGGKDKPKEKQGGFGTGFFVNNDGYLITNFHVVNAGRKYQCEYQNNKYDAKLIKTDPVNDLALLKVDFAPKTFLNFRGAKTVKPGEEVVAIGFPYYGMVSTHPNITTGNVSSAVGLGDDSRLLQTTAPVQPGNSGGPLLDSTGNVVGVVVSKLDAMAVLKATGDVPQNINFAIRTPIVKSFLEINEISFTTDDSAQDMKVVEIGEKSLPGVVLVVALPQ, encoded by the coding sequence ATGCGCACGATCCTCGCCGTACTCGCCGCCCTGCTGATCCTGGGTTCTTCCGCCTTCGCCAAGGAGACAACCCCGTTCCGCAAGTGGACGTACCTGAAGGACAAGACCGAGGACGGCATGGAATTCGTCCGGGTGCACGCGAACTCCGAGTCCCAGGAGGCCCCCGGGGGCATGCTCGTCTACCGCGACGCGGACAAATGCTCCGAGCCGGTCATCGTCTTCATCGCCACCACCAAGAAGAAAGGACAGCCCACCGAGAACCTTCAGGGCATGATTCGCGTGGATGAAAAACCCGTCCACCAATTCAAGTACAAGGTGTCATTTCCCGAGAACAACGGCCTGGCGGTCGTCAACACCGCGGAGCCGGAGAACGCCCAGGGCCTGTTCGACGAGATGCGCCAGGGCGCGAACCTGCGGGTGAAGCTGTCCGTGCACGGGGCCGACTACATCATGCGCATCCCCCTGGCCGGTTACGTCGAGGCCAGCGCCAAGCAGACGGAGGTGTGCTCGGCCCTGCCCGCCTCCGGCAAGAAGCCGTCCCAGGCCGAGGGAGGCAAGGACAAGCCCAAGGAGAAGCAGGGCGGGTTCGGCACCGGATTCTTCGTCAACAACGACGGCTACCTGATCACCAACTTCCATGTGGTCAACGCCGGACGCAAATACCAGTGCGAATACCAGAACAACAAATACGACGCCAAGCTCATCAAGACCGATCCCGTCAACGACCTGGCCCTGCTCAAGGTAGACTTCGCCCCCAAGACCTTCCTCAACTTCCGGGGGGCCAAGACCGTGAAGCCGGGCGAGGAGGTCGTCGCCATCGGCTTCCCCTACTACGGCATGGTCTCCACCCACCCCAACATCACCACCGGCAACGTCAGCTCCGCAGTGGGACTGGGCGACGACTCGCGCCTGCTGCAGACCACCGCCCCCGTGCAGCCCGGCAACTCCGGCGGGCCGTTGCTTGATTCCACCGGCAATGTGGTGGGCGTGGTCGTCTCCAAGCTGGACGCCATGGCCGTGCTCAAGGCCACCGGCGACGTGCCCCAGAACATCAACTTCGCCATCCGCACGCCCATCGTGAAATCGTTCCTGGAGATCAACGAGATTTCCTTCACCACCGACGACTCCGCCCAGGATATGAAGGTCGTGGAGATCGGGGAAAAGAGCCTGCCCGGCGTGGTGCTCGTGGTGGCCCTGCCCCAGTAA
- a CDS encoding trimeric intracellular cation channel family protein — protein MEAHPFQLPIAIDLAAVFLMALTGAIEAIRREYDIIGLFVLSLATGVGGALIRDGVFLQRGIPAVLMDDRYLIAAAAAAVLGLAFGTRAVVSNRLIALVDALALGAYAVVGVEKTLHLGLGMVPAVLVGVVNACGGGVLRDLFSGERPMVFKPGQFYAFAALIGCIIYIPLRRYNVMEPLYAALISIAVTFGLRVLAINLDWTTRPVGETGILRRRKRR, from the coding sequence ATGGAAGCGCATCCGTTCCAACTGCCCATAGCCATCGACCTGGCGGCGGTGTTCCTGATGGCCCTGACCGGGGCCATCGAGGCCATCCGGCGCGAATACGACATCATCGGCCTGTTCGTGCTCTCCCTGGCCACAGGGGTGGGCGGGGCGCTCATCCGCGACGGGGTGTTCCTGCAGCGCGGCATACCGGCCGTGCTCATGGACGACCGCTACCTGATCGCGGCCGCCGCGGCCGCCGTGCTGGGGCTTGCGTTCGGCACGCGCGCGGTGGTCTCCAACCGGCTGATCGCCCTGGTGGACGCCCTGGCCCTGGGGGCCTACGCGGTGGTGGGCGTCGAGAAGACCCTGCACCTGGGCCTGGGAATGGTTCCGGCGGTGCTGGTGGGCGTGGTGAACGCCTGCGGCGGCGGCGTCTTGCGCGACCTGTTCTCCGGCGAACGGCCCATGGTGTTCAAGCCGGGGCAGTTCTACGCCTTCGCGGCCCTGATAGGCTGCATCATCTACATACCGCTCAGGCGCTACAACGTGATGGAGCCGCTCTACGCGGCGCTCATCTCCATCGCGGTCACGTTCGGGCTGCGCGTGCTGGCCATCAACCTGGACTGGACCACCCGGCCCGTGGGCGAGACGGGAATCCTGCGCCGCCGAAAGCGCCGTTAA
- the fliQ gene encoding flagellar biosynthesis protein FliQ, translated as MTPEAVIGFARTAIETTLMLSLPLLGVSLVVGVVLSIVQAATQIQDPTLTFVPKIVVMFGAAIVAFPWLMDKMVGFTHDLIMNIPQYIQ; from the coding sequence ATGACCCCTGAAGCCGTCATAGGATTCGCCCGCACCGCCATCGAGACCACCCTCATGCTGTCGCTGCCCCTCCTGGGCGTGAGCCTGGTGGTCGGCGTGGTGCTGTCCATCGTCCAGGCCGCCACCCAGATCCAGGACCCCACGCTCACCTTCGTGCCAAAGATAGTGGTCATGTTCGGGGCCGCCATCGTCGCCTTCCCATGGCTCATGGACAAGATGGTGGGGTTCACGCACGACCTGATCATGAACATTCCGCAGTATATCCAATGA
- the fliP gene encoding flagellar type III secretion system pore protein FliP (The bacterial flagellar biogenesis protein FliP forms a type III secretion system (T3SS)-type pore required for flagellar assembly.) has product MNARIFKPYWKTLALTLAILALPALALAAEPTLTLNLAGGQQQPEKVSMLLEILFLLTVLSLAPSIVMCVTSFTRIIVVFSFLRQAMGTGQMPPNQILASLAIFMSVVIMYPTGKKMYDDAINPYMEERMGFSEAIKKAEIPLREFLFKHTREKDLSIFYTITKMEQPKTKDDVPTIMLASGFMISELKTGFTIGFLVYIPFLVLDMVVSSILLAMGMMMLPPAMVSMPFKLLLFVMVDGWSLMTASLVNSFA; this is encoded by the coding sequence ATGAACGCAAGGATTTTCAAGCCGTACTGGAAGACGCTGGCGCTGACGCTGGCGATCCTGGCCCTTCCGGCCCTGGCCCTGGCGGCTGAGCCGACCCTCACGCTCAATCTCGCGGGAGGCCAGCAGCAGCCTGAAAAGGTCAGCATGCTGCTGGAGATCCTGTTCCTTCTGACGGTGCTGTCGCTGGCGCCGTCCATCGTCATGTGCGTCACCTCGTTCACGCGCATCATCGTGGTCTTCTCGTTTTTGCGCCAGGCCATGGGCACCGGCCAGATGCCGCCCAACCAGATCCTGGCCAGCCTGGCCATCTTCATGAGCGTGGTCATCATGTATCCCACGGGCAAGAAGATGTACGACGACGCCATCAATCCCTACATGGAAGAGCGCATGGGCTTCTCCGAGGCCATCAAGAAGGCCGAAATCCCCCTGCGGGAATTCCTCTTCAAGCACACCCGCGAGAAAGACCTCTCCATCTTCTACACCATCACCAAGATGGAGCAGCCCAAGACCAAGGACGACGTGCCCACCATCATGCTGGCCTCCGGCTTCATGATCAGCGAGCTCAAGACCGGGTTCACCATCGGATTTCTGGTCTACATTCCATTCCTGGTGCTGGACATGGTGGTCTCGAGCATCCTTCTGGCCATGGGCATGATGATGCTGCCCCCGGCCATGGTGTCCATGCCCTTCAAGCTCCTGCTCTTCGTCATGGTGGACGGCTGGAGCCTCATGACCGCCTCGCTCGTGAACAGTTTCGCCTAA
- the fliO gene encoding flagellar biosynthetic protein FliO, with the protein MADVTAPIGPPGPPSLGLGEVSIKMALALFLILGVILLAYWMLRRFGPRFGLGAPVKTHGLRVESHLTLGPRKNIMVVRFLNKLLVLGVTDQSINLLTEVDASDERKDFQAVLEDAGADAGDPGPSGPGPGG; encoded by the coding sequence TTGGCTGACGTAACCGCCCCCATCGGCCCCCCGGGCCCGCCCTCCCTGGGCCTGGGCGAGGTGTCCATCAAGATGGCCCTGGCGCTGTTTCTTATCCTGGGCGTCATTTTGCTGGCGTACTGGATGCTCAGGCGCTTCGGCCCCCGCTTCGGCCTGGGCGCGCCCGTGAAGACCCACGGGCTGCGCGTCGAGAGCCATCTCACCCTGGGGCCGCGCAAAAACATTATGGTGGTCCGCTTCTTGAATAAGCTGTTGGTGCTCGGGGTCACGGACCAGAGCATCAATCTGCTGACTGAGGTGGACGCATCCGATGAACGCAAGGATTTTCAAGCCGTACTGGAAGACGCTGGCGCTGACGCTGGCGATCCTGGCCCTTCCGGCCCTGGCCCTGGCGGCTGA
- the fliN gene encoding flagellar motor switch protein FliN — protein MAPDDIDQDQLAAEWAAALEDDKGEAALDPFEQALGAAAAQSGGGGDDALAEQWAAALAGEEESSVKREREQAQLSAKSKEAQFKDLTQESKAPRPETGRRDLDFILDIPLDVSAELGRTKLLINELLQLGQGSVIELNKLAGEPLEIYVNGKLVARGEAVVINEKFGVRLTDIISPIERVKQLG, from the coding sequence ATGGCCCCCGACGACATCGATCAAGACCAACTGGCCGCCGAATGGGCTGCCGCCCTCGAGGACGACAAAGGCGAAGCCGCGCTCGACCCCTTCGAGCAGGCCCTGGGTGCGGCCGCGGCCCAATCCGGAGGCGGCGGCGACGACGCCCTGGCCGAACAGTGGGCCGCCGCCCTGGCCGGCGAGGAGGAATCCTCGGTCAAGCGCGAGCGCGAGCAGGCCCAGCTCTCCGCCAAGAGCAAGGAAGCCCAGTTCAAGGATTTGACGCAGGAATCCAAGGCCCCCAGGCCCGAGACCGGCCGGCGCGACCTGGACTTCATCCTGGACATCCCCCTGGACGTCTCGGCGGAACTGGGGCGCACCAAGCTCCTCATCAACGAGCTTTTGCAGCTGGGCCAGGGTTCGGTCATCGAGCTGAACAAGCTGGCGGGCGAGCCCCTGGAGATCTACGTCAACGGCAAGCTGGTGGCCCGGGGCGAGGCCGTGGTGATCAACGAGAAATTCGGCGTGCGCCTAACCGACATCATAAGCCCCATCGAACGGGTGAAGCAGCTTGGCTGA